TAAACTATCAAATGGATATTGATGGAATTAATATAGACAAACATGAATCAGAAAATGTAATAGCTAAAGACTATTTTTGTTTAAAAGTTGATTATCCAGGATTATTGGTAGGTAGTGGGGTAATGCATGAAGTTGGAAATGAAGATGAAATTAAAATTGGACTTAATTTTGACTATACTACAGGATTACCAGTTATAAATGGTTCATCTGTAAAGGGGCTATTAAGGAATGCATTTAATTATAAAGAATACATAAAAACTATTATAGATAGCGAAGAAAATATAAAAACTGAATCTTGTAATATAGATATAGATAGATTGCGTGAAGAAATATTTTCTGGGTTTAGTTATTATAATGAAAAAAAAATAAGACAAAGAGCATATGATAGGGATATTTTTTTCGATGCTATCTTAAATATAACAGAGAATAAATCTAAAAAGATATTGAGTGAAGATTATATAACTCCTCATTATAAAGATGAATTTAAAAATCCTATACCTATTAAGTTTATTAAAATAAAATCTAATACTGTGATGAAATTCAGATTTAATTTAAAAAATGGTATACTAAAAACAAGTGAAAAATTGTTAATGTTTAGAAGGATATTGTTAGATTTAGGAATAGGAGCAAAGACCAATTTAGGATATGGAAATTTTGTCGAAACTTATGGCAAAGCTAAATTAATTGAATTAATAGAAAATAAAAAGGAAAAAGAAATTGATAAATTAAGTAGAGTTGAAAAAACAATTTACTTTGTAGACAAAGAATACTCTAACGAAAAACGTCATGATAAGTTAATAGATGCATTTAATGAATTAGATGAATTAGAAGAAGAAGAAAGATTAAAATTGGCAAGATATATAAAAGATGAATGGATTAAAATAGGTAAATGGGACACTAAAAAAAGAAAAAAACAAAAAAAACAATATGATAAAGTGCAGAAAATAAAACAGATATTAGATGAAGAATAACAATTGTCGTCGACCTACAGTAGTGCAAAAACCCCTGGAGGTCGACGACAATTATTTTTTTGTATAAAAATCAATATATTAAAGAAAATTACTATAATTAGAAGGATTTTTGATCTTTATGTAGAATAAGATATAAAGAATAAAATTAATTTGGAATAAATTGTACATTGACATGGATACCAAGTTGTAATGGGATATTACCTTACCTATGAGGAATTGAAACGGATATAGAGAGCCTAGTTTGATTGTTAATGTATTTAGATATTACCTTACCTATGAGGAATTGAAACGGC
The Clostridiisalibacter paucivorans DSM 22131 genome window above contains:
- the cmr6 gene encoding type III-B CRISPR module RAMP protein Cmr6, whose protein sequence is MQGNLGYLFYKDYFRKNNEIKIKKRKDRENDFTLDFDAKNKNKRILNYQMDIDGINIDKHESENVIAKDYFCLKVDYPGLLVGSGVMHEVGNEDEIKIGLNFDYTTGLPVINGSSVKGLLRNAFNYKEYIKTIIDSEENIKTESCNIDIDRLREEIFSGFSYYNEKKIRQRAYDRDIFFDAILNITENKSKKILSEDYITPHYKDEFKNPIPIKFIKIKSNTVMKFRFNLKNGILKTSEKLLMFRRILLDLGIGAKTNLGYGNFVETYGKAKLIELIENKKEKEIDKLSRVEKTIYFVDKEYSNEKRHDKLIDAFNELDELEEEERLKLARYIKDEWIKIGKWDTKKRKKQKKQYDKVQKIKQILDEE